In the genome of Mangifera indica cultivar Alphonso chromosome 9, CATAS_Mindica_2.1, whole genome shotgun sequence, the window GTGCACATAGAGTTGTTACGATCAAGTGTCGAACGCTGATTCTTTTGTTACGGTTCAACTATTCTTAAGAGATTTATctgaatatatattaatatattttatggattaaaaaaatatcactaaaaattacaaatatgactttCATTAATAAACTTGTGTCATTATAGGGATTGACTCTAAAACATCAACCCCAACACAAAGCACCCGTGAAGGATATATTATTCAATCGACTATAATCAATTGATAACCCTGGGTTTATAAACCTTTGGTTAAAAATTCTTACAGGAGAAATGACTAAACAGTCCTTTCAACGGAAATGATTAAACTATCCTTTATATACACAATTACAAATTTACCCCAAAAGACGGTTTAAAGACAcatataacaacaataaataatccAAGAGAAACTATCTAGAAATGGTCGGACTGTAGATGCGAAAGTGTCACTATAGTGCCGAGAAAATTAGGTAGCGTCGTACATTACATAACAGGCTATACATTTTAGATCGTAGCttgaattgattattatttttaaataatattatatcatataatgtCTGTATGAAAATTGACGTGATTCattttgtatgaaaaatttCTTGACAAGGcaacttaaaaaaatgtaaaataaataaagttaaataacaggacaacaaaatgaaatattctTTTAGGTTAGGAACGGCAAATTTATTAATATCGAttgttaatttatcaaattatgttaattcTTTGAAAATATGATACTCCAATTTGTCAAGAGATTTATAAAATGTTCGGGAaagagaaaatgtgaatgaaaaataatgagaaTCCTTcgtctcttaaaaaaaaaaggattgattttcttttaattataaaaataataattttattagccGATAAAGGTTATGACATAAGGCCAGACaagtatattatcatattaattataactaTTTTCGTTTTGTAAAATTAGCAATGACTGCATTGCATGTTTGTGGGAATGAATTACAGGAATTACACTTGAAAATATATGATCTTATGGTAgaaatcatatatcatatctATTTAGGTGCAATTTTggtcaaataatatattttcgaATGTGATATGACTTGGATTACAAGCTTAAAGTTATTTTGACATCAGAATTCGCATATTTGTATATGAGATTTAGCCTATTAGGAAGACCTTATCGAGCGCTAGCGATAATACGATAagactattatattattaaacgactttacttaaaaataacaatagatTTCACATACTGAGATTGCAAATATCAACTTGGTATAATACATTAGTATATGTAGAGAGTATGTCTACTAGATTGACTTGCTAAGAAGATTCTACATAGTTGATAATCCTAATGTTTGTGGAATACATTCTCTTTATTGATAGTGGTGCATGCGATGTTTAAACTTAAAATCATCGAAACGTCTTGTGCACTTATTGATTTAGTTTAACACTAGCCCAATGTAGTCTTTTTCGAAGGGTTATCAAAATGATAGTGGTTAACTATGTCGAAAAGTGTAACGAGGTTATAGTggattaacaaaaaatttattactcttGGATACAAAAGCATATATCTCAATGTGTAATTTAGTTatgacaataaattaaaatttacggCTATAGTGAGAACAAGTTGACGCTCAATCCAATAATCACATGATCATTGTTAGACTAACTAGACTCTATGTTAAGAATGAATTGAGGTAGACACTATTTATATGTCTCAGCCCTGACAAGATAATagatgatgaaagaatttgaatacgcgataattttaccattgaaaaagttaaacatCAATCttctattgattttttattggtCGAGTAGCTATGATGTCTTGATGAAAACCACACATGTTTTATAAATGAATGGGTGATTAATTGTgaattaatcacaaattttatctattgTCAACATGATAGGTAATTTATGGGTTACACACATAAGGGGCAAACAGTTATAATTGAAAGGTTAATGATTTGTTAtgcataaaataaatcatattatgatTTGAAGCtctattaatgattaaatatggATCCAacatatcataattaatgtCTTATTCATTATTAGATCTAAACGTATAGAATTAATATATTAGGGGTCAAAAGATAATAATCTATTTGTTTAGGGGTTGGAATTAATTTGTGGAAGTTGGATTTGGATCTAATTTATATAGAGTGAGTCAGCTTGAGATATATGAGATATATCAAAAATGgtgaatttaaatttctaaagaTGTGTGTTAATATATAGGAATAAATATTAATAGTatttaaaatctaattaatacTTATTAAGGAATTGTCATAAGTGCATTTAGGTTAACTCATGAGATCAATTATATAAAGAGTTGGATTAGAGttataatttatcattcatCAGAATCCATAGTTTGTGAAACCCTAGCCGCCCAACCCTAGAGAGAAGGAGTTCTTTCACAACTTCCACTCCTCATTCATCAATCTTTAGTGATCTAACATTCACTTGAGCCTTAAACAAGCTTTTACATTATTGTATTTCATAATTGTCTTTGTGTAGACAAATAAAGATCCTACTACGTTATCGGAAATAGTGGATTTTAGTTTGAAGGAGTTGTCAAACACAGGTTTACAATTCGAAactctctttttatatataataaccCTTAGATCTTGGGAATTATTagtccaaaatttttattttttatcttattctattttcaatatcaattacACTTTGGACTAGGAAAACCCAACAATTTGGACATCAAAAATCACATCTTTGTGGGAGTAATTTAGCCTATCAGCAAGATCACACTTCTTTGGGTGCGATTTAAACTAAATTGCAGTTAAAAAAGTGTGATTTTAACTTTAGATTTACATTAAGCTATGCACGCTCTAAAAAATTACACTTCATTGGATGCAACTAATGTGAGATCGcatattttcaaatatgattCAACAATCTAAagtcaatcttttttttattttttaaaaattattttatgattcaataaaagtatatatatttattttggatacataaatatatgtatatttatatgtgtcatcatataattaaatgattttaaattaataataaaataatatttaattatatgatatatatatatatatatatatatatatatacatatatagtattactcttatcTATACTTGGGaggaaaaatagtaatttattcTAGACCACCATTGCAATTCTTGCTTTACCCATCATCTTGGAGGATCCCAAGCACCTCATAATTGacgaatttgaattaattctaattaacaaattttaattatgcatAAATCGTTATCCAATGCAGGTTATTTCAATCCCAAATACGGAAGTTCAcaggaaagagaaagagagatttccTCATTTCTTGTTCACAATATTTATCTCTTGATTTCATGGCATCTTCAACATCACACACGGTGAAAATCCAAGAGGTGACCAAAGTCCTTCCATCCTCCGCCGTCTCAGCCACCGAGCTCTCTCTCCCACTCACCTTCTTCGACTTATTTTGGCTCAAGTTCCCTCCTGTAGAGCGTCTCTTCTTCTACCAAATACCCCACTTGACATCTCAGTTTTTCAAATCCGATATAGTCCCCAAACTCAAGCAATCTCTCTCTATAACCCTTTTCCATTATCTTCCTCTTGCTGGTAACCTCATGTGGCCCCAAGACACCCCTAAACCAGCCATCTACTACTTCCAAAACGACGGTGTTTCGCTCACTGTTGCAGAGTCCAACGCCGACTTCAATTACCTCTCAGGCTATGGACCTCGTGAAGTTGGTGTATTTCATTCTTTGATACCCCAATTGTCTATATCCGACGATAAAGCGGCGGTCATCGCTATCCAAATAACATTATTTCCCGATGAAGGTTTCTCCATTGGCTTCTCCGCTCATCATGGGATACTCGATGGGAAAACTTCAACCATGTTATTAAAGTCTTGGGCTTATATTTGCAAACAAGATAAACAAGACCCTTCTTTGCCATCAGAACTAACTCCATTAATCGACAGGAGTGTCATCCAATACCCTACAGGAATTGATACTTTGATGTGGAATGGCTGGTTCGACTCCAACCCCCGAAGCTTGAAGCTTTTGACAAGCAAAGGAGTAGATCCCAATTTACTTCGAGCGACGTTTCAGTTTAGCCGTGAAGATATCAAGAAGCTAAGGGTTAAGGTACAAGAAGATACAAACCAGTCAGAACAACTTCATTTATCAAGTTTTGTGCTCACATACGCCTATGTAGTCTTTTGCTTAACGAAAGCTATAGGAAAAGAAGAAGGTGAGGTTCTATTTGGATTCACAGCTGATTACAGAACGCGTTTAGAGCCTCCGATTGCAGTGAACTACTTCGGAAACTGTGTTTGCTTCCATGGAGGaatcgaagaagcaaaagatgtagTGAAGGAAGATGGCGTTTTTCTAATTGCAAAGAGGTTAAGTGAGTGTATGAAAGAGTTGGAAAAGGGGGCAGTTCTTGAAGCAACGGGGGAGAGGCTTGCAAGTTATGTTCCATTTATGAAACAAGGGGCGAAAGGAATAGGGATTGCCGGGTCGCCCCGGTTTGAAGTTTATGGGACGGATTTTGGGTGGGGAAGACCCAAGAAGGTGGAGATTGTGTCAATAGATAAGAATGGGTCCATTTGTTTGGCAGAGAGTGGAGATGGAAGCGGCGGTGTTGAGGTTGGTGTAGTTTTAGAGAAGCAACAAATGGAGGTTTTTGCTTCCGTGTTTGCCAATGGACTGCAATAGAAcatgtttatttaataatattgctGCAATACTTAACATCAGTCtgctttcaattttatttttgaaatgtcAAAGCGTTACATTCAAGAAATGTATTGATTTAGTAAtcatttaataaacaaaaacaatagtttcatgcaacaatattatttgtagggaaattttaaaaaatggccaaaatgccctcccattaagcaaaaatacccaaaatcactattttcaagccaaaatgcccaaaatcactgttcaaaaaaaaaaggctataactttttttaataccaaaactacccttcccctcatatttatataactctcccacttactatagggttttaatgtaattttagataaatatgagaagtttttggatattttacattataaaggcattttgatatttatttatttatttcaaactttttttaaaatgtcaaaattacccttctttttatttatataactcccctcactcattatgggggttaaaaaattttagataaatatgaggggtttttggatattttacattgtaaaggcattttcatttttcaacttttagaattcgaatttcagtccgttttttcgaatttcaccattttactatatatcgattcgtatttttcagatttctgaaggattttccgtttgttgccattctagagtttttcaactttgacaattcgaatttcagttccgttttttcggatttcatcgttttacgagatatcgactcgtatttttcagatttccgaaggatttttcgtttgttgccattctagggtttttcaacttttagaattcgaatttcagtttcgttttttcggatttcaccgttttacgagatatcgactcgtatttttcatatttctgaaggatttttcgattgttgtcattctagggtttttcaacttttagaattcgaattttagttcagttttttcgaatttcaccgtttgacgagatatcgactcgtatttttcagatttcgaaggatttttcgtttgttgcaattctagggtttttcaacttttagaatttgaatttcagttccattttttcagatttcaccgtttgacgagatatcgactcatatttttcagatttctgaaggattttccgtttgttgccattctagggtttttcaacttttagaatttgaatttcagtttcgttttttcagatttcaccgttttacgagatatcgactcgtatttttcagatttctgaaggatttttcgattgttgccattctagggtttttcaacttttacaattcaaattttaattcagttttttcgaatttcaccgtttgacgagatatcgactcgtatttttcagatttccgaaggattttccgtttgttgccattttagggtttttcaacttttagaatttaaatttcagttccattttttcgtatttcaccgttttacgagatatcgactcgtatttttcagattctgaaggatttttcgattgttgccattatagggtttttcaacttttacaattcgaatttcaatttcatttttttgaatttcatcgttttacgagatatggacttgtattttccagattttcgaatgagATCTTGACATACGtatactcaattttattttttatatgattcttcattgttatacttcaggtttatgtaaccgatatatttttattattgttttaaatgtgtaattgtattgtcatttgatgtaataaatttagtgttactttatttcagtattactttattttctctaattgtttcaattgtgtaaatgtttgagtaatcatacgtttttattgttttttcatgataagattatttaaaaaatgaaatcaaatacgatacacattcatatataaccacaaataaagtatatcatacacatatgcacatacaataaatatatacatctaaacataggaataacgctaaatatatacatcaatatcccgcagaatttggtttcgggtaaacgaaggaaggac includes:
- the LOC123226359 gene encoding malonyl-CoA:anthocyanidin 5-O-glucoside-6''-O-malonyltransferase-like: MASSTSHTVKIQEVTKVLPSSAVSATELSLPLTFFDLFWLKFPPVERLFFYQIPHLTSQFFKSDIVPKLKQSLSITLFHYLPLAGNLMWPQDTPKPAIYYFQNDGVSLTVAESNADFNYLSGYGPREVGVFHSLIPQLSISDDKAAVIAIQITLFPDEGFSIGFSAHHGILDGKTSTMLLKSWAYICKQDKQDPSLPSELTPLIDRSVIQYPTGIDTLMWNGWFDSNPRSLKLLTSKGVDPNLLRATFQFSREDIKKLRVKVQEDTNQSEQLHLSSFVLTYAYVVFCLTKAIGKEEGEVLFGFTADYRTRLEPPIAVNYFGNCVCFHGGIEEAKDVVKEDGVFLIAKRLSECMKELEKGAVLEATGERLASYVPFMKQGAKGIGIAGSPRFEVYGTDFGWGRPKKVEIVSIDKNGSICLAESGDGSGGVEVGVVLEKQQMEVFASVFANGLQ